In a single window of the Osmerus eperlanus chromosome 4, fOsmEpe2.1, whole genome shotgun sequence genome:
- the bgna gene encoding biglycan a, whose translation MGHLKTRDQAMLPFTVLLLLLYVTPLPISSVALPYKQQGFLDLGKNFNVEGLMMMMMNDEVEGSAFEEVHPLEHPTCPFGCQCNLKVVQCSDLGLAYVPHDIPPDTRLLDLQGNQITEIRETDFKGLSNLYALVLVNNQISRVHPRAFMPLRRMQKLYFSHNLLTAVPKNLPPSLVELRIHDNNIKKVPAGTFSGLGSMNCIEMGRNPLKNSGLEPGAFDGLKLNFLRISEAKLTGIPKGLPDSLHELHLDNNQIQAIELADLRECEHLYRLGLGYNEIRHIEHGSLFYAQNLRELHLNNNHLPSIPAGLPEMKYLQVVYLHSNNISQVEANDFCPEGSSMKRTFYNGISLFDNPIKYWEVDPSTFRCVNDRMAIQFGNHKK comes from the exons ATG GGACACCTCAAGACTAGAGACCAAGCCATGCTTCCTTTCACAGTTCTACTTCTCCTGCTGTATGTCACCCCATTACCCATTTCATCTGTGGCCTTACCATACAAACAACAAGGCTTCTTGGATTTGGGGAAGAATTTTAATGTAGAGGgtttaatgatgatgatgatgaatgaTGAAGTGGAGGGTTCAGCTTTTGAGGAAGTACACCCATTAGAACACCCAACTTGCCCATTTGGATGTCAGTGTAACCTGAAGGTTGTGCAGTGCTCTGACTTAG GTTTAGCCTACGTCCCACATGACATCCCTCCTGATACCAGACTTCTAGACCTACAGGGCAACCAGATAACAGAAATCAGAGAAACTGACTTCAAGGGACTGAGTAACCTTTAT GCTCTGGTGTTGGTAAATAACCAGATCTCCAGGGTCCATCCACGGGCCTTCATGCCTCTTAGACGGATGCAGAAACTCTACTTCTCCCACAACTTGCTGACGGCTGTGCCCAagaatctccctccctccctggtggaACTTCGTATTCACGATAATAACATAAAGAAGGTGCCTGCTGGGACCTTCTCAGGCCTGGGCAGTATGAACTGCATAG AGATGGGCCGGAATCCTCTCAAGAACAGTGGGTTGGAGCCAGGAGCATTTGATGGACTCAAACTGAATTTTCTTCGCATTTCAGAGGCTAAACTAACAGGCATCCCCAAAG gtcTCCCTGACAGTCTGCATGAGTTGCATTTGGACAACAATCAAATTCAAGCTATTGAGCTTGCTGACCTGAGGGAATGTGAGCATTTGTATAG gtTGGGCCTTGGGTACAATGAAATTCGCCATATTGAGCATGGCAGTCTATTTTACGCACAAAACCTCAGAGAGTTGCATTTGAACAACAACCATCTCCCCAGCATCCCTGCGGGTCTGCCTGAAATGAAATATCTGCAG GTGGTCTATCTTCACTCGAACAACATCAGCCAGGTTGAGGCGAATGACTTTTGTCCTGAGGGCTCCAGTATGAAGAGGACTTTCTATAATGGCATCAGTCTCTTTGACAATCCTATTAAGTACTGGGAAGTGGACCCCTCTACCTTCCGTTGTGTCAACGATCGAATGGCCATACAGTTTGGCAACCATAAGAAATAG
- the si:ch211-229n2.7 gene encoding phospholipase A and acyltransferase 2 encodes MDFQQQVDGIVSTAQFGDLIEFKYPIGYSHWGVYDGDGYVIHFSVADESQLMSNIRNYLQTAFPVCGDLLLGETQIRRQPLAEVNVPKGARIIISNSRHVDNSSTEKEMRSRRDALLNKVLPYRLFTLNCEHFASFVRYGQAVCNQIPARAKNKECEEATEVFQDIESSYNISRALWY; translated from the exons ATGGACTTTCAACAACAG GTTGATGGAATTGTATCCACCGCTCAATTCGGAGACTTGATAGAATTTAAATACCCCATAGGATACTCACATTGGGGTGTATATGATGGAGATGGATATGTGATCCACTTTTCAGTAGCAG ATGAGAGCCAGTTGATGAGTAACATCCGCAATTACCTGCAAACAGCCTTCCCAGTGTGTGGCGACCTACTTCTAGGGGAGACCCAAATCCGAAGGCAGCCCCTTGCTGAGGTTAATGTTCCTAAAGGAGCCCGTATCATTATCAGTAACAGCCGCCATGTCGACAACTCATCAACTGAAAAAGAAATGAGGAGCCGGCGTGATGCTCTGCTCAACAAGGTGTTACCCTACCGACTATTCACCCTGAACTGTGAACATTTTGCCTCATTTGTACGATATGGACAGGCTGTGTGCAACCAG ATTCCTGCAAGAGCCAAGAACAAGGAGTGTGAGGAAGCAACAGAAGTGTTCCAAGATATTGAGTCATCGTACAATATTTCAAGGGCATTATGGTATTAA
- the dedd gene encoding death effector domain-containing protein has product MTSQQHPLPNANVNPPLLVPQNSSAQQARPHIHPNQLDSTHSSSVTAHSLHHRGLMGGVGSSSVGTSSGVTVNRNASSSNPNSASSRRPSSGRFEPWPEEAVDNAYGLYSLHRMFDIVGAQLTHRDVRVLSFLFVDVIDEYERGGIRSGRDFLLALERQGRCDETNFRHVLQLLRIITRHDLLPYVTLRKRQTVCPDPVDKYLEETSVRYVSPRGGAESRESVPHRRAGPQPVICCSPSGPQVGPSRTKPAPPGPSRKRKRTHTTGDCREKQTCDIRLRVRAEYCQHESALQGNVFSNKQEAVERQFERFNQANTILKSRDLGSIICDIKFSELTYLDAFWRDYINGSLLEALKGVFITDSLKQAVGHEAIKLLVNVDEEDYQAGRRKLLRNLVTGGSGAGESKETVP; this is encoded by the exons atgacatcacagcagcACCCCCTCCCCAATGCAAACGTCAACCCTCCCTTGCTTGTCCCTCAGAACTCTTCAGCTCAGCAGGCTAGACCTCACATTCACCCCAACCAGTTGGACTCAACCCACAGCAGTTCTGTGACTGCTCACTCTCTTCACCACAGAGGTCTAATGGGTGGTGTTGGGTCGTCATCTGTTGGAACCTCCAGTGGAGTGACAGTGAATCGGAATGCCTCATCTTCTAACCCAAACTCTGCCTCATCCCGAAGGCCCTCATCTGGTCGATTTGAGCCCTGGCCTGAGGAGGCTGTGGACAATGCCTATGGTCTATACTCACTTCACCGTATGTTTGATATAGTTGGAGCCCAGCTCACTCATCGTGACGTTAGAGTTCTGTCCTTCCTCTTTGTGGACGTTATTGACGAATACGAGCGAGGAGGAATCCGGAGTGGGCGAGACTTCCTATTGGCCCTAGAGCGGCAGGGTCGTTGTGATGAGACCAACTTCAGACATGTGCTGCAACTGCTGCGTATCATTACACGTCATGACCTGCTGCCCTATGTCACactcagaaagagacagactg TGTGCCCAGACCCAGTGGATAAGTACCTTGAAGAGACATCAGTACGTTATGTGTCTCCAAGGGGAGGAGCTGAGAGCAGAGAATCTGTACCACATAGAAGAGCAG GCCCCCAGCCAGTGATTTGCTGTTCTCCCTCAGGGCCGCAGGTGGGCCCTTCTCGTACAAAGCCAGCTCCCCCAGGACCTAGTCGCAAAAGGAAGAGAACCCACACCACGGGAGACTGTAGGGAGAAGCAAACTTGTG ATATCCGCCTACGAGTGCGTGCTGAGTATTGCCAGCATGAATCAGCGCTCCAGGGCAACGTTTTCTCCAACAAACAggaggcagtggagaggcaattTGAGCGCTTCAACCAGGCCAACACCATCCTAAAGTCCAGAGACCTGGGCTCCATTATCTGTGACATCAAGTTTTCTGAGCTGACCTACCTAGACGCCTTTTGGAGAGACTACATAAACGGCTCTCTGCTGGAGGCTCTGAAAGGTGTCTTCATAACAGACTCTCTCAAACAAGCGGTGGGACACGAGGCCATCAAACTGCTGGTTAATGTGGACGAGGAAGACTATCAGGCTGGTCGTCGTAAACTTCTGCGTAACTTAGTCACAGGGGGCAGCGGGGCAGGAGAGAGCAAAGAAACTGTGCCCTAA